GGTGTGTTGGACTTCAAATTAGTCCGAGGTGGGTAACTTTTGAAAGATTTGATGTTTGAgctctgaaaagtttgttttgaacgaggTTTCACACATGTAAATCTTTGAGTTGCTCTAGGTGGATTTgataaaattcctttccatttgttttcatttgattttaaaagtgttggagtgggtaaaactCCTTTCCACTTTGGGTCAGTTGAAGAGTAGATCTGAAAAACATAGTTTCTAACAAGTTTGACACatttttgggttgtgtcagaagtaGCAGAAGTGGCTTGTGAAACTGAACTttcctttttgtttgttttcatgaaagaagaATTTTCTGAACTCTTGGATTTTGGAATTttcttaatttttgaaaaatttggcCTACTTTTGTTTTgagatctaatttcttctttgaaagctctttttgccaaaaaatttggtgaaccgcagtcattgttattcaactgcggtttcctggaaccttttgaattattttgaaaacgtgggcTAGAATCATCATAACTTGAAGATTCTAGAATTTGAGAGCGTTGGCCTACCTCAAAATTTTCTATAGGCAATTCGTGAAAATTCGGTTGAGGAGTTGTAGTTCCTTGAACTGAAGAGTTGCAGTCATTGTTTTTTAACTGCGGTGAAGATGATTTGACTATCGCAGAGTAGGTTTTAGATGAGACTGCGGTGGGACATTTCTGGGACAGTTGACTATAGTCTGAGGACAAGGATGGAAAGTCCTCTGAGACTTCGGGGCCttcaacaacaatttcttcatcaactttgGATGAAGCTTGAGAATTGGAGTGAGTTGTGCCACTGATGGGAGTTTGATCACATATGTGACTAGAATCCTCGGGCACAagttcctcaatgacacaattattgctcaaattgtgtaatctaccgaagtgagttttgatatcttcgggaaaagtcttgtcattgaaagggaaatgaaattctctatcaagagggacatacactctgtctttgttgaaccgaggtgaggaatccattgcggtaggatatccatttgaccaaccccaattatatgtattgtctacagttccattgtttaccaaattttcaatagcctcactttcattaaacagtttttcaattaaaagattcaagcgtacaatttctctctgagctaaatctttttgattcaaggctatttctaattgagtttcacttaacattctagcatctttctctaactctagatccctttctaacattgccatcttaagtctcttgttatccagtctTCCTCTCACGTGGAACATCTAttgggacgcaatgttcttctcatctaaggctttgttatagtctgaaaggacgacagcacaagtgtcattaagatcatctatgtagggttgacaatcatgcatgctataatttaaagtttggatcatgatttttacctgttcaacgatgcttagagtcccatctTTTTCCATGTAGCAatagtttttgttcaacattgctgacccatcatcatccgcaaTGGCCAACATAcagattttcccttttcctttaacattgctgatggtctcttcttcatctcctgatgaccaaacttgatggtctcttttaacttgagccacatatgcccttgccttttcCTTTTCTTCCAATTCTTGAGTCATTCGaagatagaatgctctgtccttGACTACATTTGCCTTACAAtcttttgcgaagtgattttctttattgcatttgtgacaaatcacaacatcaTTCTTGTCTTTTGATTGAGTAACGGAGTCATTGTTCTGAGGAGACTGCGGTACCTCCTtgggttgattgttctgagagaCTTTAGGATACTGAGAGttgttgttctgaggaccgaagttatggttgaatggtggtttattgaattgttgattcttgcggaaagtcgaaggtggtatgcggttgaactgttggctaactagagcaatagccttctgaaaatcttcttcatcatcatactcagaatctgCTTCGTATGACTGTGGTGGGGAGGAAGAGTAGGATGACtgcggtggagcttgtgctatgagagcaagcggTCCTCCGACGTCaacacagtctttgagtacagtggattcttgtgcttgaagttctccatagagtttgtagagtgataaagagtgaatctttctgtcaccttggactatcattttggccGTAGTCCAGTGTCTTCCTAGACCATTAAGGAACcggagattggtttcatggttgctgcggatggtaccagcatttgataacttcgtgactatcaggttgaatcttttgaaggagtcttctaaactttcaccagcatgagctttgaagttgttgaagtcgttgagtgcggttgtgagcttcttattttgtgcttgttctgagccttcgtacaggtttttgagtacataccagatctcttttgctgacttgcagtttatgataatatcaaagttgtcaggagcaacaccacacgaaatttcataaaaagcaacaacatcattttccattttatcgagatcatctttggtaggacggctcataattggttgacctcctcctagtttGGTTGCAGCGCCGTCATTTTGGATTGGTGTGAGGACtagaacatgtggtccttcttccacggatctccatacatctctaccaaatcttcttaagtacctctccattaTTTGTGACcggtgatgatattcatttgctactagTATTGGGGCTCGGTTAGAACtaccaacactattggagacattcagagataacgattgtgccattttgtgtttttttttagaaatgagctttagtggtatagaaggcttaatgagaaaatcagagttccgatatccaaaaagcaaccactttggctctgataccaattgttgagagaaaaacttggagacacacttgaacaaacgttagaacaagttagttgcagaatagttaatctctaaggatctaaaagctcaacaataataaagttagatagttagatagttagatagttagttacgaaaagtaaagaaagataaatgacaaaagttatatcaagaatacacttaaactgattcataacaaggaatgcagtcactccaagttagtaaacgagatcaagtttagtgattaagtctagaagacttgctccgaagagaggttatgttccagtagcagtttgagtgtgaagagtaataagatagataactgatgaagataagaaagatgattgaatgagaaatcttgtgtattgAGAAGTCAAGAGTTTTCACACTCACATATATCACCACATATTGCTATCAATGTCTTCATGTCGCACGACCTCTTAACATTACACCACTGAATCCCCAATCCTTTGCTTGCTGTGCAGTGACAGTACCAATATCCACTAATCGTTGTTTCCAGATACGGTTGCCGGTTGACATCTCTTCTAATTCGTCGATACGAGAAGCAAATTGTTGTGTGGAGGAATCAATATCTCGACATAAGCCAAGAGGCAGATCTTGTGCCACTCCACCTGGTCGTATGAAACCGGCATGCATCCTGGCTCCCGAGACTCTTTCATAGAATTCCAACAATTTTTCCCGCTCCTCAAAAGCCCACAGGAACGGAGTTGATGCTCCCACATCCATAGCATGAGTAGTTAAAGCATgactttctattttttttctttcaaatttcgCAAACCCCTTTtaaattaaatgatttttttaCTAGTTAAACGTATGGAATatgaatatataaaataaaatcttaAGAAAATTGTAAATCAAGCaagaaaaacgaaaattttattttattcttcaCGTCCAGGATTACGTCCTGGATCATTGGATAGGAATCCAAAGATGAAGAGAGAAACAAAGAATATTACTACTGTGTAAACGAAAAGTTTGAGAGTAAGCATTACACAGTGGAAAAGCCTTAGGTATGAATATGTTAGATACTTGTGACTCGATTGCTGAAATAGTATCTCTCCCCCAAAAAGCATGTTTTTTTTTACTGACGCACAAAGAAAATATTTTGTTGCGAATGAACAAGATATTGAGGAATTGTCCATACGTAAAATCATAATTATTGATACGGGCCTTTTCCACATAAAAGGGGAATCTTTTGTTACAATAGAAGCAGAAGTGATGTGGATTATTCAAGAATCGAAGTTGATTTGCTTTATAAAAAGAAGATCTCAATGAACTTCTATGAAATGCCCCTGATAATTGCGTCGTTGTGCCTGGGCTGTGAGGGCTCTCAGCCACATGGATAGTTCAATGTGCTCATCGGCGCCTGACCCTGAGATGTGGATCATCCAAGGCACATTAGCATGGCGTACTCCTCCTGTTCGAACCGGGGTTTGAAACCAAACTTCTCCTCAGGAGGATAGATGGGGCGATTCAGGTGAGATCCAATGTAGATCCAACTTTCGATTCACTCGTGGGATCCGGGCGGTCCGGGGGGGGGACCACCATGGCTCCTCTCTTCTCGAGAATCCATACATCCCTTATCAGTGTATGGACAGCTATCTCTCGAGCACAGGTTTAGGTTCGGCCTCAATGGGAAAATAAAATGGAGCACCTAACAATGCATCTTCACAGACCAAGAACTACGAGATCACCCCTTTCATTCTGGGGTGACGGAGGGATCATACCATTCGAGCCTTTTTTTCATGCTTTTCCCCGAGGTCTGGAGAAAGCTGAAATCAATAGGATTTCCCTAATCCTCCCTTACCGAAAGGAAGAGCGTGAAATTCTTTTTCCTTTCCGCAGGGACCAGGAGATTGGATCTAGCCGTAAGAAGAATGCTTGGTATAAATAACTCACTTCTTGGTCTTCGACCCCCGCAGTCACTACAAACGCCCCCGATCAGTGCAATGGGATGTGTCTATTTATCTATCTCTTGACTCGAAATGGGAGCAGGTTTGAAAAAGGATCTTAGAGTGTCTAGGGTTGGGCCAGGAGGGTCTCTTAACGCCTTCTTTTTTCTTCTCATCGGAGTTATTTCACAAAGACTTGCCATGGTAAGGACGAAGGGGGGAACAGGCACACTTGGAGAGCGCAGTACAACGGAGAGTTGTATGCTGCATTCGGGAAGGATGAATCGCTCCCGAAAAGGAATCTATTGATTCTCTCCCAATTGGTTGGACCGTAGGTGCGATGATTTACTTCACGAAGGTGAGCGAGAACATGATGTCAATAAGCAATAGGGCTCTCGGTTTGCAGTGTTAGAAACTGAAGAACCCGAAGGGATGGCCGATGAGCTCAGGCTCGCCGGAGTGATCAGGGGGAACAATGAGATAGAGCAACGGGAAGAAGGTCGACGTCTCTTTGGGAAGACTCCAGCTCCAAGTACGCGGTTCAAGCACAGCTAAATGCACAGAGAGAACAGAGCACCCGGAATCAGCAAGCCATCCAGGGGGCCAGGGCCGCCCCCCACTTAACAACCTAAAAGAGCTAGAGCTATATCTCTCGAAGGTGTCTTAGCTCCACTGATAGGAACTGCCCACCTATCCAGGTAACCTCACCCGTGAACCACGAACTAGACTTACAGACAACCTAAGAAGAAAGGGAGTCTCACCCATAAGCATAAGAAGGAAAAACTAGAAGAATAAACAAGAGAGAACGCGCATACAAAGAGGATTCTTAACCGTTCGCGAAGAGAAGATAGTTGTTTTAGGCAAGGAAAAAAGCCAACCATAGCAGAACACAATCAAAGCTTTCGTCCTTGGCCGCTCTTCCACTAAGAAAGGTCTCGTCACGACAACTCAATTTGTCCGGTAAACTACTAGGGGAAAGAGTCTTtatttatagagtttagaaaAGAACTACTCTATGAGCACCCGTGTAAGGCATGTTggacaatagagtgaattacatcgtaaaagaaataactaagactGCGGATAGGAAATACTTGAATACTCCGGATGTTGATATGGTTGCTGATGGAGAATGGTTGCGGTTACAGTTGTAGAGATTGACTCCGGGTGCTGTATTGGCTGCAAGTACTGAACCATTGTGGTAgttaagttcaagagggtcacttttatgtttcaacactttatccattatggagctattaggaactTGGCTTGAGCTTTCAATGAaatgtcttaatgtattaaggacttaaaactGGATTTTGGCAACTGCTTGGATTACACAGCACGTAA
The genomic region above belongs to Lactuca sativa cultivar Salinas chromosome 4, Lsat_Salinas_v11, whole genome shotgun sequence and contains:
- the LOC122196416 gene encoding NADH dehydrogenase [ubiquinone] iron-sulfur protein 2, producing the protein MDVGASTPFLWAFEEREKLLEFYERVSGARMHAGFIRPGGVAQDLPLGLCRDIDSSTQQFASRIDELEEMSTGNRIWKQRLVDIGTVTAQQAKDWGFSGVMLRGRAT